Proteins encoded in a region of the Moritella marina ATCC 15381 genome:
- a CDS encoding phage tail protein: MSEQQVTGILTNAGKQHITSCALENTGLNVSTLVLANVPNLSDNAARDPNMAIPAQAQIVYQTDELITGFIDEHTVAWATVMDQDIGDFDYNWIGLVTSTGILLALDYLPLQRKRQGVNNVHNRSFVLKFAAAKALTRIEIKASSWMFDYSPRLDSMTLAIVANASAQIDNMTRYLGLKDVVTGLRNTIELQQVHIGKLEQKGQVQQEKQAVMIKQRQQKDSEVQTAIVNMTTAQVSTMYRQVKQITSTS; this comes from the coding sequence ATGTCTGAACAACAGGTAACTGGCATTCTTACTAATGCTGGTAAACAGCACATTACCAGTTGTGCACTTGAAAATACGGGGCTGAATGTCTCAACACTGGTGTTAGCGAATGTCCCTAATTTAAGTGATAACGCAGCGCGTGACCCTAATATGGCGATCCCTGCGCAAGCCCAGATTGTTTATCAAACGGATGAATTAATCACCGGCTTCATTGATGAACATACCGTTGCTTGGGCGACAGTGATGGACCAAGACATTGGCGACTTTGATTACAACTGGATTGGCTTAGTCACCAGTACCGGCATTTTGTTAGCGCTGGATTATTTACCACTGCAACGTAAACGCCAGGGCGTGAATAACGTACACAACCGCAGTTTTGTATTGAAGTTTGCCGCAGCCAAAGCGCTTACCCGCATTGAGATAAAAGCCAGTAGTTGGATGTTTGATTACAGCCCAAGGCTTGACAGCATGACGCTGGCCATTGTCGCCAATGCAAGTGCTCAAATTGACAACATGACACGTTATTTAGGGTTGAAAGATGTTGTCACTGGCTTACGAAATACTATCGAACTGCAGCAAGTGCACATTGGAAAATTAGAGCAAAAAGGGCAAGTGCAGCAGGAAAAACAAGCGGTAATGATAAAGCAGCGTCAACAAAAGGATAGCGAGGTGCAAACCGCTATCGTCAACAT